The Lycium ferocissimum isolate CSIRO_LF1 chromosome 10, AGI_CSIRO_Lferr_CH_V1, whole genome shotgun sequence genome window below encodes:
- the LOC132033723 gene encoding 5'-adenylylsulfate reductase-like 4, translating to MGILRVWVAGFVVLLMFFEGMAVKDSVCPLKSVKDSVFWGFQDLTCSFDGIQSSYMAGVIQGDEQSLQRALNMIHRNTHDYVALLFYASWCPFSRSFRPKFSIMSSLFPSIPHFAIEESAVKPSTLSKYGVHGFPTLFLLNSTMRMRYHGSRTLDSVIEFYGGATGFQSAAVNPTSLGKSGCSSNHLKLHGSDQDNCPFSWARSPEKLLQQETYLALATLFVLMKVLYKIFPALRKIAQFGWGSFVLHIRIRSLWELPLLYLDRAVQLCNSLKEPCKRSNLQEGAMNAKAWASKSLASVSFGESSTSRVVPVSSTD from the exons ATGGGTATTTTAAGGGTTTGGGTAGCTGGGTTTGTGGTTTTATTGATGTTCTTTGAAGGGATGGCTGTTAAAGATTCAGTTTGTCCGTTGAAATCTGTTAAAGATTCGGTTTTTTGGGGGTTTCAAGATTTGACTTGTTCATTTGATGGGATCCAATCTTCTTATATGGCTGGAGTTATTCAG GGAGATGAGCAGTCATTGCAGAGGGCGCTAAATATGATTCACCGGAATACACATGATTATGTTGCTCTGCTTTTCTATGCTTCCTGGTGTCCTTTCTCTAGAAGTTTTAGGCCAAAATTTTCTATCATGTCTTCTTTGTTTCCTTCAATTCCCCATTTTGCAATTGAAGAATCAGCTGTTAAGCCAAG CACTCTCTCAAAGTATGGAGTTCACGGGTTTCCTACTCTCTTCCTTCTAAACTCAACAATGCGCATGCGGTATCATGGCTCTCGCACCCTTGATTCAGTGATTGAATTTTATGGCGGCGCTACTG GTTTTCAGAGTGCTGCAGTGAATCCCACTTCTCTTGGCAAATCGGGATGCTCCTCAAATCATTTGAAACTGCATGGAAGTGACCAGGACAACTGTCCATTCTCCTGGGCTAGATCCCCTGAAAAACTTCTTCAGCAGGAAACTTATTTGGCCTTAGCCACTTTGTTTGTGCTGATGAAAGTGCTTTATAAGATATTTCCAGCTTTACGTAAGATTGCTCAATTTGGCTGGGGAAGTTTCGTTTTACATATAAGAATAAGAAGCTTGTGGGAGCTTCCTCTGCTATATCTGGACCGAGCTGTACAATTATGTAATTCACTGAAGGAGCCATGCAAGAGAAGCAACTTGCAGGAAGGAGCTATGAATGCCAAGGCATGGGCTTCCAAGTCTTTAGCTTCTGTTTCATTTGGAGAGTCGAGCACTAGCCGGGTGGTACCAGTAAGCTCAACTGACTAA